From Punica granatum isolate Tunisia-2019 chromosome 1, ASM765513v2, whole genome shotgun sequence:
TAATCAAACAGTAAAATATTTGTACTCTTAAAAACTCCTCCTTCGCTTTCTGTGCTGATAGATTAGGTTAAATTATGAGTTTGCAATGAGCTAAAATTCAATGTTTTTATGAGTCATACTTACAATTTCTAGCTTCTGAAATTGGCAAGTATGACTTGTATCTCTTCAATCTCATATATTCTTTACTAACATGAGTTGATTCTATCGGTTCAACGCTTGTATCCCTTAAGTAAAGTCTAGGgtttgagtcttgtgaatgaaaaaaaaaaattattccgagagagttttaccccctTAGTGAGCCGACCCGaatcgaattgaattagtcaggCCCAATGGGCTTTCGGATACAGAGTAGACACACGGATACCGgtacacaccaaaaaaaatatcatcTGTTCTTTCAAGCAAATAATTAACACCTTTGGACCTTGGTGATAATTACATTAATATCCTCGAAAATTATTGCCATGGAGATGATGGAAGCTTATATAATTATacttatataagaaaaataaaattaaccaattaaattaattaattaccagtggatgaaagaaagaaaaaccattgaacaaggaagaaaaagaggtTAAAAGCACTTCCATTGGACCCCATAACACGTCTCTTCATCAGACCCACAACTATGTGATTCATTTTTCCTCTCTTCATTTCCTCTCTACTCCCTCTCTAACAAAGGGGGAAATTTCATTTCCCGGCTAGTTCAATGATTTCAAAAGAACTGAAAAATTAGCTCTTGATGTCGATCGAGAAAGGAAAGGGCGTAGCAGATGGGTCGTCATCTAGATCTGTCGCATCTACAGATgatcagcagcagcagcagccgcCTGTTCTGAGTCGCTATGAGTCACAGAAGAGAAGGGATTGGAATACTTTTGGCCAGTACTTGAGTAATCAGAGACCACCAGTGGCACTTTCACGGTTCAACACCAATCATGTACTAGATTTCCTTCGATATCTCGACCAGTTTGGAAAGACTAAGGTTCATGTGCTAGGCTGTGCCTATTTCGGTCAGCCAGAACCCCCGGGTCCGTGCACCTGCCCTCTCAGACAGGCCTGGGGCAGTCTCGACGCCCTGATCGGCCGACTCAGGGCCGCCTACGAGGAGAATGGAGGGTTACCAGAGGTGAACCCATTCGCTGGCAGTGCTGTACGGCTTTATTTACGCGAAGTGAAGGATTCCCAAGCCAAGGCTCGCGGGATCCCctataagaagaagaagaagaggaagaaccCGATGAAGGCTAAGAGCGATGCATCCGGTAGCGCACTGCCTCATCAACATACAACCGATTCCAACTTTCCTTTGCCGTATTCCTGACCATATGCGCAAAGAAACCAGTAAATTCTAtcatctctcttctctctacAATATTTCATGTATGACTACATGTGACGGACCTAGTCACTGCATGGTAAGTACAATAACATCGGCTTCTCACCAAAATCAATGTTCAAAATCCGAGAAGCGAGTGAACTGTCCGTAAATGGGAAGTCCAGTTAATTAGGCTGTTCCATTCTGGGGAGAAACCCTAGCTATCTCAGGGTGCATCGAAACCCTAATCTCTGTGTTGTGTTCACTTTTTTGGGAAAAAGACGTCCCAACAGCGAGTTTAATAAAACTTTATCTTTGTCCacccaattttctttcttttattttttcttaactttATTTTAACAAGAAGTCTTTATAGTAATTTGCTAGATTAGACGATACCATATATAATGACATAAAAGAGGTCTCGGTCTctgtctctctgtctctctctttctctcactctctctctgacttttctttaattatttttaatttgattatagTATTAGTTAAGTTTCATTTTTTAGCTGGCTTTAATATATTCTTAGCACTTTTAGGATTCTGCATGATCTTATGCTCGCCATGACTGGATAATGCATAGATCACACATAGTATATAGACTCCTTTATGAACATTCGGAAACGAGTAAACAGCAAGCGTATACTTATGGTATCTTCGACATACGGTTTATACATTCAGTAATAAGTAATTAGTGAGACTTCTTATGGGTACTTTCATCTAATTCCCTTCACTTCTTTGGAAAAAAGTTCCCTATATATATGCTGATGTTTCTAACAATATCGTCGTAGTTCTGTTTCTAAAGATATACACGGATTATGTCAGTATTTTCCATGCTCTCGTTGTCTGAGTTGTTCGTCATTTATCGATTTCTCAAATTGGGCTTTCTAGTTTCCTCCGGCATATTTAATTTCAGATCACTAATTATTTGAGAAGTTGCCACAACAATGTGATTGTAACCCCACCCAACCCCCCCGCCCCACCCCACAAAACAaacagacacacacacacgatTGTATTACTGCCTTTAGATGGCAAAGATTTAAATGGTCATATCTTaatacattaattaaaaattgattaagaATTATTCATGATTGCTCAATATAGCAGACTTATAAATTAATGTATGAAGTTAATATGAAAatacaataattttaattttattaaatacaGCATATGTAACACTTTCATAGTTAAtcaattatcatatatatatatatataatcaattggTCTGTGcttagtttttctttcttcttttttttccttataaaaGACCCAAAAATTACATGTTTTTCATATTATACCAtaccatatatataaaggttaatttgaaaatataccAAAGCACATTTGTATAGTGAaacttattttaattaataatattccTGTATGAATCTTACAGATACttaatatgtacatatatgtatcCATAATATTTTGAACCAGTTAGAGATGTTTATACATAATCATAGTCAAATTTTGAATTAGTTGTTTAACAATACGGATTTtctaagtaaataaataaatattttaatattactcAATGAACATATAATGGTAAAATTAACCAACATTACTTGTTAGTCATCAATTGTTTTATGTATTTCTAAATTTCAAGatgatttatataataaaaagtttttatTATGAATTGATTGCAAAGGTGCGAAAGagattttgcaaaaggatgtTCAAAATTTAGTTCATAAACAAATTTTTGCAAGACGGCAGgcgattttattttgaaattgaatttaTCAAAAGAGAATCAAATTATTTACCATATTTTCTTACAAGAGAATTTTTACAAGGAAAATGTCTTCTACGAAAGGATCTTTCAAGACAAAAGAATCTTACACAAGGAAATCTCCTAGTCCATCAATCTTAACTActcctcctccatctccattaCTTTATCCCCATTATAAATCTCCTAGGTAAATATCTCCATATACTTTAAGACTTATGACCACGCTAGATACTAGTACTCTCCTTCAGGCTTCGGCTCCATCTCTTCCTTTTCACTATCCCTCTCCTTCcactccttctccttcttctacTTTTGGACAAGTAGTCAAAAATATGAAAGGATTCATAATTAATGCTAGTGTTCCTTTATGACCTATAGAATCAGAATTCGAAAATCTTCATCCTTACGAAAtggtaaaaataatttatcccAAAGTTCTAATTTTCCAATTCATTGTGGGAAAACCAGGAGCACTACGAAATCATCCTAGTATATACTAATTCAGTTGTTATTATTGAAATCCCTGTTGCAAATAATCCTAGTAGAATTTTATATTGTAGAGCCAAGATTATGAAAATTCTCTTTCCTTCTAACTGAAATGCTCATTTAACCATTATAGCAGACTTATAAATTAATGTATGAAGTTAGTATGAAAATacactaattttaattttattatatacaaCATATGTAATACTTTCATAGTTAAtcaattatcatatatatatatatataatcaattggTCTGTGcttagtttttctttctttctttttttcccttataaAAGACCCAAAAATTACATGTTTTTCATATTATaccatatcatatatataaagattaatttgaaaatataccAAATGCACATTTGTACAGTGAaacttattttaattaataatattccAGTATGAATTTTTTGGATACTTAATATGTCCATATATGTGTATCCATAATATCTTGAACTAGTTAGAGATTTCTATACATACTCATGGTCAAATTTCGAATAAGCTGTTTAACTATATGGATTTTCtgagtaaataaataaatattttaatattactcAATGAACATATAATGGTAAAATTAACTAAATACGGATTTtctaagtaaataaataaatatttgaatattaCTCAATGAACATATAATGGTAAAATTAACTAACATTACTGGCGGGAAGGGTAAAATTAAACTAGCAAGTTTCTTTGTTCATTAGCAAGTtcaatttatatttcttagaccacttttatttttatatacaattaaaaaagaatcagaattaatttattttgtaaaattttggGATAAAAACATTTAGAATATTACATATTGACTTGCCTAGAAAATTCTATCTATGCTGAGGATATTAATGAATGATTAGTTTGCAAATTCTATAACTAGGTCAAAGGACCCATGCATATACACATGCTAAAATTgttactatatataataaaattcatttaCCTTAAGACACGTACGGAAAAACTTCATGGTTTCAAAAACATACCTTCTTTGTGTTTGTTCAGAATAGTTGATAAATTTTGTTGCTTAAGTTTTCCCCGTCACATACACAAATTCAAAAGCATATTATTTCTCTCCGTATATGAAGTTTTGTTGAGTCTCAATAACCAAATTTAGCCAATCATATAATCAAATTTCACCCTGTCATAAATGTACATACTATAAATATGTCACTTATGACATTTCATGAGCATTAGTCTTTTTGATGTATCCGAAGTGAGGGGTAATATGGATAATACAGTAACTAGAGAGTTTCTCATTCCTACACATGACACATCCTGATGCTTTGTCCTAAACTTGTATATATGGATGTAGGCATTATGGATTTTAAGGCATATcctaaaaataaagaacatttTAGACCTAGTCCTGAGATCTAATGCCACACGGTTCGTTTTATCTGTTTATATATAGGATAAATTATGaaacttattttaatttcatcttGCAAATGGCAATATGTGTCTGTATATATGCATGCTATGTGAGTTATTTTCCGAGGTtaagaaatatatacaaaatgTAACATTTCATGCATGTAGATAATTTGAAGAAGATGCTTTTCATCAGCACATTGACATATTATCTTGTGAACTTCTAATATTTGGAATGCGGTAGGTGCGTGAGGCGCGGACCCAAACTCAGGACTCTCGATGCGTTTCCGAAGTAGCACTATATCAAAATTTAGGCTTTTCTACTGCATCTGTACTTGCAGAGTTCAAGAGCTTGCCGACTGAAGGACACCATTTGCCCGTTGAGGTGAACTTTGAGCTTAAGGACTCCCAAATTGTGTTcgcttgaaa
This genomic window contains:
- the LOC116208448 gene encoding protein LIGHT-DEPENDENT SHORT HYPOCOTYLS 10-like translates to MSIEKGKGVADGSSSRSVASTDDQQQQQPPVLSRYESQKRRDWNTFGQYLSNQRPPVALSRFNTNHVLDFLRYLDQFGKTKVHVLGCAYFGQPEPPGPCTCPLRQAWGSLDALIGRLRAAYEENGGLPEVNPFAGSAVRLYLREVKDSQAKARGIPYKKKKKRKNPMKAKSDASGSALPHQHTTDSNFPLPYS